The following proteins are encoded in a genomic region of Candidatus Cloacimonadaceae bacterium:
- the pilM gene encoding type IV pilus assembly protein PilM, with protein MKKTKTLKFKESVGIDIGSHSVKVVHLKRLHDGFKLLNYEVRPTVPHGIEYLPSDLRHERFAPVIVEILKTLRINPKKIQHLVTSIGGDNTSIKQIKTIFLPDDELESALFFEAKKHIPISGTDMVLDYQVLSVEEKTNNMNILLAATSKELLNEHTNTLATAGLSPNIVDIDSLAIANSFALNAFAEDGVFVLLNLGAHRTNMVIWGPQSKFFARDIPYGGYHFTRDIMRRRQLDWEAADAHKLEWGLLDDPSIGESKTISMLDISEKSTEDAIVEEIRRSLRFYVKEAGNSDFRKLYLMGGTAKLRGFLEYIQDKVSIPTELFMPFINVEMPEKFQDKKDPQLALAIGLAMRAE; from the coding sequence ATGAAGAAAACAAAAACGCTTAAGTTCAAGGAATCAGTGGGAATCGACATCGGTTCGCACAGCGTAAAGGTCGTCCATCTGAAGAGATTGCACGACGGATTCAAGCTGTTGAACTATGAGGTTCGCCCCACTGTTCCCCACGGAATTGAGTATCTCCCCAGCGATCTACGGCATGAGCGTTTCGCTCCGGTGATCGTGGAGATCCTAAAAACCCTGCGGATCAACCCCAAAAAAATCCAACATCTGGTTACTTCCATTGGCGGAGACAACACCAGCATCAAGCAGATCAAGACTATCTTTCTGCCGGATGATGAGCTGGAATCAGCATTGTTTTTCGAAGCCAAAAAGCACATCCCTATCAGCGGAACGGACATGGTGCTGGATTATCAGGTATTGAGCGTCGAAGAAAAGACGAATAACATGAACATCCTGCTTGCCGCCACTTCCAAAGAACTGCTCAACGAGCACACCAACACGTTGGCGACCGCGGGGCTGAGTCCCAATATCGTCGATATCGATTCTCTTGCCATCGCCAATAGTTTTGCGCTCAATGCGTTTGCAGAGGATGGAGTATTTGTGCTTCTCAATCTGGGCGCCCACCGCACCAACATGGTGATCTGGGGTCCGCAATCCAAGTTCTTTGCCCGTGATATTCCTTATGGCGGATACCATTTTACCCGCGATATCATGCGCAGACGTCAGCTTGATTGGGAGGCAGCCGATGCTCACAAACTCGAATGGGGCTTGTTGGACGATCCCAGTATCGGAGAAAGTAAGACGATCAGCATGCTGGATATATCTGAAAAGTCCACCGAAGATGCCATCGTCGAAGAAATCCGCCGGTCGCTACGTTTCTACGTCAAAGAAGCCGGAAACAGCGATTTCAGAAAGCTCTATCTGATGGGCGGCACTGCAAAGCTGCGCGGTTTCCTGGAGTATATTCAGGATAAAGTGAGCATTCCCACCGAGTTATTTATGCCGTTTATCAATGTGGAAATGCCCGAGAAATTCCAGGACAAAAAAGATCCCCAATTGGCTTTGGCAATTGGTTTGGCAATGCGGGCTGAATAG
- a CDS encoding prepilin-type N-terminal cleavage/methylation domain-containing protein encodes MKLNLKHPLSNQRGVSLIEVIVVMVIVVILIMISAVGISLFFRKYQELNAWADLQKDGLECLNTIKNGIAAGTGNNVEFLGVNNAIYMRLLGAPFGATTGNAIKVTPPTKDGLETTDYAQFFLYDNAVRATYVHRGIQISSPVYLFPKRDKLDTMTLEKFQIKKVNQGPELIAIEVTLHGKVKTGKDAFRYIKYKTKMVKK; translated from the coding sequence ATGAAGTTGAATCTGAAACACCCCTTGTCAAACCAGCGCGGCGTCAGCCTGATCGAAGTGATCGTGGTCATGGTGATCGTGGTGATCCTGATCATGATCTCCGCAGTGGGGATCAGCTTGTTTTTCCGTAAATACCAGGAGCTAAATGCCTGGGCGGATTTGCAAAAAGACGGTCTTGAATGCCTGAATACGATCAAAAACGGCATCGCTGCCGGCACCGGAAACAACGTTGAATTTCTCGGTGTGAACAATGCCATATATATGAGATTGCTCGGAGCACCCTTTGGTGCTACAACCGGCAATGCAATCAAAGTGACTCCCCCCACCAAGGACGGTCTGGAAACCACGGACTATGCACAGTTCTTTCTCTATGACAACGCGGTTCGCGCCACTTATGTGCATCGCGGCATCCAGATCTCCTCACCTGTTTATCTATTTCCCAAAAGAGACAAGCTGGACACGATGACCCTGGAAAAGTTCCAGATCAAAAAGGTCAACCAAGGTCCGGAATTAATCGCTATCGAAGTGACCTTGCACGGAAAGGTCAAGACCGGCAAGGACGCATTCCGTTATATCAAATACAAGACCAAGATGGTGAAAAAATGA
- a CDS encoding type IV pilus twitching motility protein PilT codes for MTIHELLRFTAEAGASDLHVAAGSHPMVRVNGRMKRLNLPILSVEEVENLVFGVMNESQQELFKRNLEIDFSTKLSNDVRFRVNAFHQINGISAAFRVIPNEIKSYDELHLPEILKRLTTKEKGLILVTGPTGSGKSTTLATMIDSVNEKRNCHIITVEDPIEFVHRSKNSLINQRELGHDTWSFTAALRSALREDPDVILVGEMRDLETVSLALTAAETGHLVFATLHTGSCTKSIDRIIDMFPKEQQQQVRSMLSESLEAVISQILLPTKDGKGRVPAVEIMVANAAVRNLIREEKTYQLPSIIQASTKEGMQTRDQSLYNLVMNNLIERTIAEEFAENAKQFATGAGF; via the coding sequence TTGACTATCCACGAACTGCTACGTTTCACTGCCGAAGCCGGTGCATCGGATTTGCACGTCGCAGCGGGCTCGCATCCCATGGTGCGCGTCAACGGCAGAATGAAACGCCTGAACCTACCCATTCTTTCCGTGGAGGAAGTGGAGAACCTGGTCTTCGGCGTCATGAACGAATCCCAGCAGGAGCTCTTTAAAAGAAACCTGGAAATCGACTTTTCCACCAAGCTAAGTAACGATGTGCGCTTTCGTGTGAACGCGTTTCATCAGATCAACGGCATTTCCGCCGCTTTCCGCGTGATTCCAAATGAAATCAAGAGCTATGATGAATTGCATCTGCCGGAAATTCTGAAGCGGTTGACCACCAAGGAAAAGGGACTGATCCTCGTGACCGGACCCACCGGAAGCGGAAAATCCACAACTCTGGCGACAATGATCGATTCCGTCAACGAAAAGCGAAATTGTCACATCATCACCGTGGAAGACCCCATCGAGTTTGTTCACAGGAGTAAAAACAGCCTGATCAACCAACGCGAGCTGGGGCACGATACCTGGAGTTTCACTGCTGCCCTGCGCAGCGCCCTGCGTGAAGATCCGGACGTCATCTTAGTAGGTGAAATGCGGGATTTGGAGACCGTGTCGCTGGCGTTGACAGCAGCGGAAACGGGACATCTCGTTTTTGCCACTCTGCACACCGGAAGCTGCACCAAATCCATTGACCGGATCATCGACATGTTCCCCAAGGAACAGCAGCAACAGGTTCGTTCCATGCTTTCCGAATCCCTGGAAGCGGTGATCTCGCAGATCCTTCTGCCCACCAAAGACGGCAAGGGACGCGTTCCGGCAGTGGAAATCATGGTAGCAAACGCCGCGGTGAGAAACCTCATTCGCGAAGAAAAGACCTATCAGCTCCCTTCCATCATCCAAGCGAGCACCAAAGAAGGCATGCAAACCCGCGATCAATCACTGTATAACCTCGTGATGAACAATCTGATCGAGCGCACCATCGCGGAAGAATTTGCCGAAAATGCGAAACAATTTGCCACTGGTGCAGGATTCTGA
- a CDS encoding prepilin-type N-terminal cleavage/methylation domain-containing protein, with protein MLSKLKNQKGFTLIEILVVVIIVAILAALAVPRYLRYVEKSRSTEAQTAISTIRKTYDVYLQTNGSTDNFSVVLAMKEARLGEATIKNWKFDVTGNPPNKIIATSTQDFAGGEGKQVWYEVKEAKFHGYGVDTWTNPESGGTETD; from the coding sequence ATGCTCAGTAAACTGAAAAACCAAAAGGGCTTCACGCTTATCGAAATATTGGTGGTCGTGATCATCGTTGCCATCCTGGCAGCTTTGGCAGTTCCCCGCTATCTCAGATATGTGGAAAAATCCCGCTCAACCGAAGCGCAAACTGCGATCAGCACGATTCGCAAAACTTACGACGTCTATCTTCAAACCAATGGCAGCACCGATAACTTTTCCGTCGTGCTTGCCATGAAAGAAGCCCGCTTGGGCGAAGCCACAATCAAAAACTGGAAGTTTGACGTGACCGGCAATCCCCCCAACAAGATCATCGCAACTTCCACCCAGGATTTCGCCGGCGGCGAAGGCAAACAGGTATGGTATGAAGTGAAAGAGGCAAAGTTCCATGGCTATGGTGTCGATACCTGGACAAACCCTGAATCCGGAGGAACGGAAACGGACTAA